The Choloepus didactylus isolate mChoDid1 chromosome 7, mChoDid1.pri, whole genome shotgun sequence genome segment ACACAGGGAAAATAGACCATGCAGTAGCCCCCTGCCCAGAATCTGTTTATGTCTTCTGCCAGAATTGAGTATGTATCTTGGTGATTTTGTCAACCCTAAGAAACGCAAAGGCTTACAGATAGAGCAGGGAGAAGCTAGTTAGGTGACGGTGAAGCGGAAAAGTGTCTCCTCCCTTTCCCCATCCTCACTAGACCTGGAAAGGTAAAACTCTTAATGGGttatttcttcagggaaggtacaaGAGTGTTTCAGTAAAACTAAGAAAATTGTGAAACCAGTTGATATGTttatttctctaaaatattttaagtaatattaGATCTAATACTATTCAGATAAATATTGCAGATGAGTTTTTCGAAGAACTTTGAAACATAGTCATACTCTGTGCTTCCGTGAAggtggcattttttaaaaaaggattatcaacttgagcaacatactgcttttgcagacttccagGTGAATGTTGTGCAGAAAGTGAGATTTCAGCCCAAGAAAACagcatagaagtcaatgaaatcagTTTATCACTTGCTGGGCGTATAGAATTTCCAGTGTGAGCTAAGCTAGCTTTTCGTAGTGGGATGACTGATTAGATAATTGGGTATGCTTTTCTAAGTGTGTgcaaatagatgatggatggaagaaaggaaggaaggtagggaaagagggaggtagaggaagaaaaaaagttgaATCTGCATTTAAAACACAATGTAGAGAAATTTCTCACCCACTACACTTCCTAGTTTATTGTCTCAAGATACGTGTAAATTGGTTTTTTTGAGGAGAGAAGTTGAAGTTCTctggttaaaatatttttatgtgttttcacTTCATAGGTGGAGAAGATTATCTGTAATTTAAAACCAGCTTTAAAGCTTCGTCTTCGGTTCATCACACACATCAGCAAGATGGAGCCAGCTGCAGTGCCCCCACAGGCCATGAACAGTGGGTCCCCAGCACCCCCATCTAACCAGGTGCCTGTGTCTCTGCCAGTGACTCAGTGAAGCCAGGGCGTGCTGCGGCGAAAACAGAGCTCCATCCATCTCTGAAAGTGGACTCAGAATCTGTTAAATCTGAACATGATCTTGCTACGTAGTGATGTAGTAGAAGAGGCAGTGGTGTTCAGATTGTTTCATTTTGATTCGAATGGTGAATCTGTTGACACCTGTAACTCCTGTCTCCCTGTCTATATTTTGGTCTCTAAGAGACCAGTTAAGCTACATCTTGTTTGTATCCTTTACAATTTATTAGAGCTCCCTAGGAACATAGAGATATCTCTGATCAATGACTTTTACTAGGCATTCTTGGTCTTGCCTGTTCTAGCCattgtttttgttcttattttttattattaatgacAGATTCAGTCTCTAAATAGGTTGTTTTAAAAGCACCACACAGGTAAAATAGTTAATTATTACAAAATTTCTTTATGCATAAATCTCCTTTTTGTGTCTTTGAAATGATAGAGATTTTTATTAGGTCAAGGACACTAGATTTCATTGCATTATAAgaacaaacacatttttatattcttttaaaatggcttaaaattttattgttagcTACCAAGTAAATGGTCTGATATTTCTGTCAAGGTAGGTTGGTAATGTTTTGCCTTTGTTGTGAGCTTGAACTTCTGGATGGAATGAATTGGAAGTCATGTATGGAATTAACATCTCTGGAAGTGCATAGACTTAAATAAAATCGTGGTTCTCCAATCTCTGTTTTAAAAAGCAGATGACTTTTCTAGAGTCACACTCACATCTGGAAAATGATGTGAtgattgtttgaatttttataatatcaaaattaaaatatttatatatttaattatagtaCACATTCTGTTTCTTTAGGGTTTATGCATTTTGATAAACATCATGTTAATTTGGGAAGGGAGGAATAAATGGCATTAAGAttataaaagattgaaaaataacTAGTAAAATCTGTTGAATAAATAAGCAATATCATTTCTTTAATTCCTCGATTTGAATGTGTGTCTGCCGCAGGCTGGGCAGTGTGCTGCCTGGGTCACAGAGAACCGTGCCACTTTGAGTTCATCACAGGCTACAGTGCACTGCTGTCACTGACCTGAGGATTCAGAGCTGctcgttttctttttttaaccagcTGTACTTTGGGTTCTTATTTCCAAATACATTCCTCacagacttttattttcttcagattcCATATTATTGCAATTACATAAGCTAACTCTTTATTTGCCATGCCAGTCTggcttaaaatttttataatggtataagcagtttttccagattaatatttttcttgaaattcttCAGAAGTTTTATGTTAGAAATGATTTCAAGTGTTATTCTCAAAATAGTCTCAGCATATTCTTGCTGCCTCAAGAggaatgaatatatatgttttGAGATTCTAGAACAGGAATAATTAAAAGACACTGATATACAAACAGAGTGGGGATAGTGAAAATCAATATGATCAGTTCTTCAAAGACATGTGCTccaattaatttattattaaaaattcctttttcctctctgtattaatactccacccccacccccagaatggGCTTTAAAAGAATTCTTATTAATCAGAGACATTACAGGAGACAGAAACTTTGTTTGGTTACAGGGTACAGccgagaaaaaaaaattccctttattaatttctaaaaatttttctttttaaaaatcaatagtaACTTTAGTGCAGATCTGTCCAGTTGAACTtcctgcagtgatggaaatgttctccaCTTGCGCTGTCCAATACAGTGGCTAGTAGCCATGGGTAGTTAGTGAATGCTTAAAATGTGGCcagtgcaactgaggaactgaatttttaattttattaaattccaattaattaaaacaaccacatgtggctaccatactggacagcaTAGCTCTAGATTAAGAGCCATCATAATTGTTCTTATCTAAAagtaattcaataaaatatttctcttacaAAGACCATAGAGGCAAATGAGGTGATTATTTGAATTTTCATAGGTTTAAAACGAGAGGTAGGTTTAAACTTCTGGGTTGCATGTGAGAAGTTAGATGGTAGAGGCTCTCTGACATACAGTTGTTAAAATAACAAATCCAGTGTCATGGAGCCTACTTCATTACAGAGTCCTCTTGGGTTCTTATATAGACTGGAGGGAGAAGAGTTTGCTTTCCTTGTTTTGACTATAGTTGCTctcatttgtgttttgttttgttttttttctgcttccttcACTATATTCCAGACCCAAGATAAGTTTTCAGCATGTTTTAGGCTTTTAGCCAAAGCAAACTACTGTAATTGAAGTAAGTGAAGACTGGGACGTTTGGAAGTCATAGATAATTCTAGGTGAAATCCTGATCTGAATTGGCAGATCCTGGAAACAAAATAGCAGTTTGGTTTCTCTACCTCCTGTTTAGATTTTGGGTGCTATCTTCTACCTCTAAGAGAGTCAACTGAATATCATCCATGCCTAAAATATCACCAATATCATGTTTGAGGCTTTAAAAACATAAGACATGGTCATCTAACATATATGAACTTGGACGTTACCTAAGCCTGTAATTACCCATTTTAAAGTTAAAGAAACAAGAGCCTGAGAGTTTAAATAGCTTCTCCAGATCTTACAATGTTTAGAGGATGATGATTTCAAGTATTTTAATAGTAGTTTTAAGTAGTTTTAAGCTTTTCAAGTATTTTAATAGTAGTTTTAAGcagggtgtgtgtgagtgtgtgtgtgtgtgtaaaaacaatttgtatttatttagaaACATAACATAGGCACAGAAGAATCATTATAAAGAGTTTATTATAAAAATCACCTCTTTTgaacaacatgaagatatggcaGCTTTTCAGGTGGGGTAATTTTGACTACTGATACCAGGACTCCCACTGTGGGGGTGCAGGGGTGTTATATAGATGTGTTTATATGTAATACCAGCAAAATTTTAATTGGGAATCAGTGTATACATACTTCTGTTTCTAAGGATAAATTCTTTAATTTCACAGAAGTTAGAATTTACATCTCGAATTTCACACCAAGAGGAAAGTCCGTTTGTATAGTGTATACTAATTATGTTAATATTTTCTAAGGCAAAACATGTTTCTGAAAAGGACAACCCTTTGGGGCAATAACTGCAGACTTAAGTAAGTCATTAGATTTGCTAATTATGTCATTAGCTGTGAACTTTTTGTCCAACGTTTCCATAGCTACTTCGGGGGGTTGAGGTAGTCGTTGGCTTTATGGTTACCCTCCCGAGCAACTCCAAAGCAGGCCAAGGTTATTGCTACTGCTGTGTCCACTGTTCGAGTTACTTCTTCTGGTGTCTTCCCCAGACGGGGATTCAGTTCCATTATATCTAATCCTGAGAGCAGCCCTACAATGACACATAGTAATaatgtaatttataaaataacgacattttaaaattcagtacaGATGGACTTGAAAGATTATCCAGGAACATAAAGTACCAAGGATCAACCCAAAACACTTTGTCAATGCATCGTGTGACGGACTTTCTGGAAGTGTCCTCAGGGGCTTGGCTTTCCAAGCAGGGAGGGAGAAATATGTACTGGCCCACATTTCAACCTACCTGTTCTGTAAATTTCCTCCGTAATGTAGAGCCCTTCTCTGTAAGACAGACCTCCCAAGACTGGGGTGCCAGTAGCAGGTGTGTGAGACGGGTCCAGTCCATCCACATCAAAACTCAGATGAAttggccttttctttcttttaagaagTGGGACAGTAATTCAGTTTAAAGGTGGTGGTTTACTATTTGGCGGGTATGTATTACTCTTGCTTTATAAACCGCATCACCCAGTGAAGTTCCATGATTTTACTTAAAggctttattaataatttttattgataaatGTAAGTAGCAAGTGCCCTAATAATATTTATGCTTtgccacacacacataaacacatacacacaaagctTCATACCTTCCTAGTAGATAGCTGAATGTTTCTTCCATCACCTTGCCAATTCCCATTTTGTCCACTTCAGTCATTGAAAAGTATTTAATACCCAGAGTTTTCAAAATGTAGCTATGAGAGAAGAGATATTAAGGTAATCTACAATTAAAAAGGAGGCTGACTCTATGCcctcctgtttctttttaaggaaaaggtcaatgtggtaaatacatgaaatatttagGTTCTGTGAACTGTATTTCTATCTCAATGTATTTTATCTGTATTTCTAACAGACAGTCAAGATATAAATTGCCTAAAAAATACATCCATACAGACATGTGTGGATGTACTTGGTCTTTAAATAATTTCCTCTTGTAGGTTTTACCAGGAAAGCATACCTAGCACCCAAAAGGCCAAACACAAAGGTAAATAACATCAAAGAATAAACTTACTGCTCCCCAGGGTCCACGTCTCTCAAGCCGATATACACGATGTCTTTGGCAGATAGGCAGGGCGCTACCCAGGAGAATCCTGGCACATCAGGGATCTAAAATGGTGATGTTTCCATTTGCTTCAATAGGCTTCTCTTGGGCACACCTCACATTTAAAGTTAAGACCGTTTGGCTTGCCTGTATCTTGCATTTAGAATGCAACTTTCAAGAGCATCATTTTAAAATGATTCCGAATTGAGAAGGGGACACCTGCCTTTCCTTGTGGTACTTTTCATTGGCCTTATCCAGCCTCTCCCTGTTCCCCAGAACCATTTATCAGCACTTCCCTGCTTGGGGCCCGTTCCTGCTGGGCCCTGCTTTCCCAGGACTCTTCTACAAAGAAATCAGTGTGCTCCATTAACTTTGGCagcttcctccttttcttctctttctcaatAAGGGACTTAATCCAGAAGATGGTCTAGGGGGCTAAGGGAAATTTCTGGCCTGACAAACCTTAGGTTGCTCCTCACATCGTCATATGACATTACCTGTTTATCCTGGAGCCCAGCTGGGTTGTTCCATGTGCTAACTAGACATTTTGCCAGTTTATAAACCTATCACTTGGTTGCCAATTCAGGAAATGTTACTTCTGAACACTGAGCATCAGGAGGTTTGAATCAACAAGGATCATCATAAGGGCCAATATATTACATCTATTAGATATGAcaataaaagtttggaaatacAATGCTGAATCTCAATCTAGAATTTCATCTCACGTCTTTTAGAATCAAAGTTTCCAGGAAGCAAGGAGATGGTTCCTCTATGATTTAGATATGTGCTGCTTACAGTAAAGGTGTGCAGTGATATAAATCATTGTAATCCTGCCTTTAAAAACTCCATTTTTGGAAAGGCCCTTGGATGTGGAGGGGACACTTTATACAAAAGAGAGGCCATGTGGCATCTGGCAGAAAAAGGAGGAGTTAGGAGATCTGGTTCTGAGTCTTGCTAGACACTTGGCATATGATCTTGGACAAACTGCTTAATCTCTGAGTCTCTACTTATTTATAAAGGACTGCTCTTTTCCCCATCCCTCTTCACACTAAAAAAGGGTAACTCCAAATGGAAGACACACATAAAGTCAGTTTGCAAACTATCAAGTAAAGCAGAGGTCAGAACCTCCTCACCCTTATCAGCCACCTCTTTGCTTCCACCTCTTTGCTTCCCGGCTGCAGAGAACATGGTTTGAGGTTACCAAGAAGAAGATAGCATAGGGGTTCCTACTTCCCTGTCACCTCCTGAACTGCTGCCAAAGATCCTTCTTTGGTAATAGAAATACCAAGCAGCCTCTCACCTTTCCCTTCAGCTCCTTCAGGAGGAAAGACACCGGTTGTCCGTGCAAGTTCCCGCTTGTGGTTGTCTGTGGAGTGTTGATATCGCTGTGAGCATCCACCCAAATGACACAGAGGTCAGGGTGGACCTTGGCATGGCCGGAGATGGTGCCAATCGCCATACTTCAAGGGAAGAAAAGTCCGTGTGAACATCGGGCTCGCCAAAAGAACACACACAGCTGGGAATGTATTAACTCACTTCATGCACTTGTTTGTTTCCCTGTAAGTCAAAGGGGCTGATATTTCTGATAGGTTTGAAAATGGAAGTGCCaattaaaccattttaaaaacGAAGTATAGCCTATGGTTAGTACTTACTAGCCAGTTATAGTTGCAGTGCTATCTTTACTAAAACTTTTGtgactattttttttcaaaacctaCCTTCTAATCAAACAGCAAATATAGtatatccaaagacacaaatgtgTGTAAAAACACTTGCCACACCAGAAATTCCCTAGCATGAGAGGCTCTTCAATTCTGAGTGTTAAACCTTACTCATTTTCAGCACTTTCATCTCCCCTGGCAAATACTTAATTCTCCCGTGTATTATAACAAGATCCTCCCAtttttctacagtttcagttacctccttattgtgaaatacagtagaatataacatatatacatagaagtgatatctttccaagtgaaatttaacaaagagaacaaatttcaaagactacCATTTTTCTAAAACCCAACTTTTTGCAATTGGGGAGCATCACTCAGAAGTCCTTATGCCCACTTCAGCCAGCAGATCCCGGGTGCCCACTCACTGTTCAGCTCTCACATCCTCTTTGCTTCCTACTCTGGCCACACGTTCAATGACCTGCTCCTACCCAGCTCCAGAACCATGGAATCCATCCCAAAGACCTCAAACTCCAGAAATTTTGTTTAATGGAACATCTAAGTAGTATTTTACACAAGAATGAAAAGATTGGGATTTACTATACAGTTGCTGGGCTTTCCCACTTGTGAACATTTATGTATCATTCAGCGAACCAGGAACTTTGGGAGCTCAAAGTGGAAACTGTACCCCCTTGAGGTTCAGCTATCAACCACTCTGCTTGTCTGGTTTTCCCTTCAGGTTTCTAGTCTTTTGAGCATTTGCCActctttaatttttccatttacaaATCTTCCCACTTAGAAAATGAGTCCCCGGTTCCCCAGTTGCTGTTTTGTTACAAAACCCTGGCAGCGGTTTGGTTCAGGAAGAGAAAACGGAGGGGCTCAAGGACTCGACTCTTCATCAGAGTCAGAGTAACATTTATGCTATTTGATCCAGTCAGTCCAATTCTGGCAAAACATCCCAGGGCCTTGACAGTAAACATTAAGAAGACGCATGCACAAAAGGGATCCTTGCCACAGCTATTTGTAACAGTGAAATTTTGTAAATACTTGCATATCAGTCAATGTGGATGTGTATAGTGCTATAATGTCTTGGTGAAAAATTACACAGGAATAAAAATGATGCTTGTGATGCTTATTCAAAAAATGAAGTAACAGGAAATCTGCATTGTAGATTAAGAGTAAAACATAGGATataaccaacacacacacacacacacagttatttTAAACACAGTCACgtaccaggaaaaaaatatgccagGAAGGATATATAACAAAGTGCTTATACTAGTTATGAGAGAAGTGCAATTaccactaattttttttaacttttatatacatatttctaaattttataatgATTAATTTTATAGTAGAAAACATCCACTTTTAAATTACTGGCCTAACTGAATTGTTTGTATTACCAGTAAACAAATATAACAAGCTCACTACAAATTTCCTAAGTGcttatttatttagaaatgtaaGGCTGTGCTAAATATTTCTCTAAAATCCATTAGTATTTCATGAATTTTCAGCTATAATAGATAAAGATATTGAAGACTTCAGATAAAGCTCATTGTATGTTGCCATAATCAAGTAGTTActgataaaattaaaaggaaaaatgcctAAAAGTTGGTGCAGTCATGTCCTTTGGGACTAGTAGGAATGGAAGAGGATGATACAGACCAGGGAGTTCCCCGCTGCATTTCCTGTCTTCTCCTGCCCGTGGCTACACTTCCATTATACCGTTTGTACCAGCCTCCCAGAGACGTAATCAGTCAACAAGACCTGTGATCTCCGCCCAGCACCAGGCTGGTTCTTCCATCCTTCTTGACATCCGCTACCACGCCAGCCAGCTGCTCACTAGCTTTTCCCACCGACCTCGGATTCTTCACAATTTGAAAGGGACTATCATTGGGGACCTCAGCAAAGATCAGGTCCCCATAATCTTTCACATCACACCctataatgaaaatcagaagttCCAGGTCACTGGGTGAAGAAAGCAGATTGCAAAACGGTATGTGTAGGCTGATTCCAAATTCACAACATAGACATCTTTTCAAAagtataagcaaaggaaacacCTGGAAGGACGGTCAGTGTCATCTCACCAGGGTCTGCTATATACCTTTTGGTTTGGGCCTTTCAGgggatctttctctctctctccctccttctctctatTTATGTGCCTATGtgctttctaacttttttttttgcaataaacatgttctttttttttgtagtaaagaaaaagctaaaaagagTTTATACATTTTGCCCAGAAGAAAATACATCAgtcttttctaaattttctgacACTGTAATAACAGTTCTTGACTTGAAGCCTGTCTGTCACCTGCAAAAGCAGCTCCTCTGTCCATTGTACCTACTCATAGTGCTGTTGTGAGAATGAACTAAAAACATGTGCTTAGCCTGAGCCCAACACTTAGGAAAGTTCAGGAAATGAGTCTAGATTACCAGACAtatttgtgtgtgggggggggggtatttttattgcagtaacatatatacaacataacatttcccattctaaccactttcaagtatgcaattcagtggtgtcagttatattcacaatgttgtgctaccaccaccaccatccattaccaaaaaagtATATGTttgtaataaggaaaaaaatgcagataACTCAAAATTTCTAAAAACCCTGCTGTGCATTCTAAACAGCCTTGCATTAGGCTTCAGAAGTCCAGAGTTTCATGTAAAGCAGTGATACGGGGGAGGTTGCATGTTTTATGGTTAACTATGCATTGTGTATCATATTTATTACACATCTGTCTGAATACATGGCTCAGTAACACAGGAGACTTAACTCGATATAAAATGTGACTACATTATGCTTGGTAATCTATTTACTCAAGCCTTCTGTTCTCCTacggattttgtttttttttttctttttagctttatTGAGAATAATTTTTATTCACTAAATTCCCCCATCTTAAGTGTACAGGTCAATAAGCTTAGTTACAGTCGTGAAACTACCACCCCAGTCAAGTCCTAGAACACTTCCCTCCCCTGCAAATTTCCCTCACGCCCTTTTGCAGTCAATCCTCTTCCCCCAGGCCCAGGCAACAACTAATCTGCCTTCTGCgactatagttttgtcttttctagaatatcctataaatggaatcatgcaatatgtagtCCTTTGTACCTGGCCTATTTCACTTGGTCTGATTCTAGATTCACCCATCTCCTTGCCCATGTCGGGACTGTGCGTGTCAATTGTTGAATATTGTCCACCGCATAGACATGCCACATTTTTGGGTCCATTCACCAGTGAATGGAcatttttttgttcccattttttggctgttataaataatgctgctccAAACATTCAAGTGCAAGCCTTTGTGTGGACGTGTGTTTTCACTTGGGTAAACACCTGGGAGCAGAATCTCTGGGTCAAGCGGTAAATGTATATTTAGCTATTTAAGAAACTGTGATACTGAAAGTGGCTACATCGCTGCATTCCCATGAAACACAATCCAATTCCAGTGGCTTCATATCCTCCTCGCCAACACTTCATCaggattttatatataaagataaatGCACTCAAACCTATccttaagtatatatatatacatatttgcatTTTCATGTCTATGTTCATG includes the following:
- the ARG1 gene encoding arginase-1, with translation MSSKSKSIGIIGAPFSKGQPRGGVEEGPTVLRKAGLLEKLKEQGCDVKDYGDLIFAEVPNDSPFQIVKNPRSVGKASEQLAGVVADVKKDGRTSLVLGGDHSMAIGTISGHAKVHPDLCVIWVDAHSDINTPQTTTSGNLHGQPVSFLLKELKGKIPDVPGFSWVAPCLSAKDIVYIGLRDVDPGEHYILKTLGIKYFSMTEVDKMGIGKVMEETFSYLLGRKKRPIHLSFDVDGLDPSHTPATGTPVLGGLSYREGLYITEEIYRTGLLSGLDIMELNPRLGKTPEEVTRTVDTAVAITLACFGVAREGNHKANDYLNPPK